Proteins from one Capricornis sumatraensis isolate serow.1 chromosome 2, serow.2, whole genome shotgun sequence genomic window:
- the TRIM69 gene encoding E3 ubiquitin-protein ligase TRIM69 yields MNVPGEAANAEVEATANCPQALAKVSSNLSSKTDSDSYAEVNDVITQISSKVQIQDITTELHCPLCNDWFRDPLMLSCGHNFCQSCIQNFWKQQANETFCPECKMLCQYSNCTFNLVLEKLVEKIKKLPLLKGHPRCPEHGESLKLFSKPDGRLICFQCKDARLSIGQSKEFLQISDAVRFFTEELTIHQGQLEATLKELQSLKNMQKDAIAAHKENKLHLQQHISLEFLKLHQFLHSKEKDLLSELREEGKALNEEMELNLSHIQEQCLLAKEMLVSIQARMEQQNPFDFLKDIIPLLDSLEQGMRVLTPKELVSRKLSPGVFQGPIQYTMWRGMQATLSPGLSPLTLDPKTAHPNLVLSKNRTSVWHGDIKQVMPDDPERFDSSVAVLGSKGFTSGKWYWEVEVAKKTKWTVGVVRESILRKGSCPLTPERGFWLLRLRNQTDLKALDFPSCSLKLTNNLNKVGIYLDYEGGQVSFYNAKTMTHIYTFSSMFMEKLYPYFCPCLNDGGENKEPLHILHPQ; encoded by the exons ATGAACGTTCCAGGTGAAGCAGCCAATGCTGAGGTAGAAGCTACAGCAAACTGTCCACAAGCTCTCGCTAAG GTATCTTCCAACCTCTCCTCCAAAACTGACTCAGACAGCTACGCTGAAGTGAATGATGTGATCACCCAAATATCCTCCAAAGTGCAGATACAAGACATTACTACGGAATTACACTGCCCATTGTGTAATGACTGGTTTCGTGATCCACTAATGCTAAGCTGTGGCCACAACTTCTGCCAATCTTGTATCCAAAACTTTTGGAAGCAGCAAGCAAATGAAACATTCTGTCCTGAGTGTAAGATGTTATGTCAATACAGCAACTGTACATTTAACCTTGTACTGGAGAAGCTGGTGGAGAAGATTAAGAAGCTACCCCTGCTCAAGGGCCATCCACGGTGCCCAGAGCATGGAGAGAGCCTGAAACTGTTCAGTAAGCCAGATGGGAGACTAATATGCTTTCAATGCAAAGATGCTCGATTGTCCATAGGGCAGTCTAAAGAATTCCTGCAGATCTCGGATGCTGTCCGTTTCTTCACG GAGGAGCTTACCATCCATCAGGGTCAACTGGAGGCAACCCTGAAGGAGCTTCAGTCCCTGAAGAATATGCAGAAGGATGCTATTGCTGCTCACAAG GAAAACAAGCTACATCTGCAGCAACACATCTCCCTGGAGTTTCTAAAGCTGCATCAGttcctgcacagcaaagaaaaggaCCTTTTAAGTGAGCTCCGAGAAGAGGGGAAAGCGTTGAATGAGGAGATGGAGCTgaatctgagccacattcaggaACAGTGTCTCCTAGCCAAGGAGATGTTGGTGAGCATCCAGGCACGGATGGAGCAGCAGAACCCCTTCGACTTTCTCAAA GACATCATACCTCTCTTGGATAG CTTGGAGCAAGGAATGAGAGTGCTGACGCCCAAGGAGCTTGTCTCCAGAAAGCTGAGCCCAGGCGTGTTTCAAGGGCCCATCCAGTACACGATGTGGAGGGGCATGCAGGCCACCCTCTCTCCAG GCCTATCTCCATTAACTCTGGACCCTAAAACTGCTCACCCAAATCTAGTGCTCTCCAAAAACCGAACGAGTGTGTGGCATGGTGACATTAAACAGGTAATGCCTGATGATCCAGAGAGGTTTGACTCAAGCGTGGCTGTGCTGGGCTCAAAAGGCTTCACATCTGGAAAGTGGTACTGGGAAGTGGAAGTAGCAAAGAAGACAAAATGGACAGTTGGAGTTGTCAGAGAATCCATCCTTCGGAAGGGCAGCTGTCCTCTAACTCCTGAGCGAGGATTCTGGCTTTTAAGACTAAGGAACCAAACTGATCTAAAGGCTCTGGATTTTCCTTCTTGCAGTCTGAAACTGACTAACAACCTCAACAAGGTGGGCATATATCTAGATTATGAGGGAGGACAAGTGTCCTTCTACAATGCTAAAACTATGACCCACATTTACACCTTCAGTAGCATGTTCATGGAGAAACTTTACCCCTACTTCTGCCCTTGCCTTAATGATGGTGGAGAGAATAAAGAACCATTGCATATCTTACATCCACAGTAA